AGGTAGCCACAGCGCCGAATTGTTGTCTGTAAGAAGGGTAAGCCGGCAGGTCGGGACCAGGATGGGGAAGGATGTGTATGTTATACGTCACATTAGACACCACAGGTCTTTTGGTTCCGGAATGCCAGCTTGCTGTCTATCTATATGCCGGCGTTGATCAGTGTAAATAAACGAAGTCGGCTTAAGGACGGTTCTTCTTTACGGCAGGAGACCGTGGGATCTCAGTGTAAAAAGGGCCAATgtatcctttcttccagctctgtcACAGTACCaaaaaccaccccctccccccaatcagttctcaccttccctctctcccgtcctcttatccaatcaacacctttggtctaccccccaccccattcttccctccccagccttttaacgcAGGCTCCTTTATTACCCTGAGGAAGAGCTCAGCCCGAAATGGCGGCAAATTACctttaccccccctcccccctcccggtGAATGCGGTGAGACCGGCCGAATTCCCCCAGCATCCCTGTGCTTTGACTCATTGTTCTGTAAATTTCGATCAGGCTTCCCGTTGGCCTCCAAAGCTCCAGAGGAAAGCAACACAAGTCTATCCAACCCCTGTCCTCGCTCATATTTTCCAGTTTCATGGCACCAGCGCCCCCTCCCCATGAGGATATTGGAGCCCCTCTCGGTTAGATGCCACCTGTCCTTTGTGCACAGGTCCCTCCTGCCCTCGAAATGAACCAATGATCCACCTGAAGACCTTCCTCTTGCACCACACATTCCACCGTAAAATCTTCTTTCCTTGTTTCACTATCACATAGCACGGGGTAGGTGGGAGGGATAACCGTACATTGCAATCGTAGATGTCCTGGTTTTAAAATCACTCCTTTGCTTTGCTTGCACACAAGAGATAGAGCGTGGAGCTGAGATGCAGGTcaaggttaaacaggtaaggactttattctctgaatCGCAGAAGAACGAGGAAAGATTTGATAGTTattacttttaatttagacatacaggcccttttggctcaccaAATTGACATCCATTTAATCTacgcccccagtatgtttcgaacggagggaggaaaccagagcccccctcccaccctgggaaaaacccacgcagacacggggagaatgtacagacagcgtgagatttgaaccccggtcctgggcGCTGGAAAGGTGTGGCGTCAACCATGCCACCCGAAATTATACAATATtctgagggagatagacagagtaaatgtagacaggctttttccactgagttacaaaccagaagacatgggttaagggtgaaaggggaagaggTACAGGGTGGGGAACTTCACATGGAATAGTGGGAGTGTAGAACGAtctgctagctgaagtggtgaatgcgggctcaattttgacattgaagaaaaatttggacaggtacacggataGGTGGGgcgtggtctgggtgcaggtagtgagactgggcagaataatagtttgacagactagaagggcctatttTCAGTGCTGTTACGTTCTATATTTCTATGGTAATAGACgcggcccacgagcccacgcagcccaattacacccatgtgaccaattaacctactcacccCATCCCATCTatggaacatgggagaaaaccggagcacccagaggaaacacggggagagcatacaacctccttacagacagcagtgattTTGAACTGCGGTCTCTGTAACAGCATCACGCTGACCTCTAAGCTCAAATAAAGGTTGAgactcactgctctagacccaattgttaccgaaatattttgcttgagaaaaatagtcgttgggccatttcctttggagttctgaaaccatccacataaggagtccatgagggatgattaaaacaatggttttcaaacattttcttcccacccgcATCactttaggcaatcccttactaatcacagagcaccgatggcatagggattacttaaagtgggatgtgagtggaaagagaaaggttgagaaccgctgctctaCAGCATAATGCAGTACACAAGAGCACTGGGGAAATGCAGCAGGTTACACAGCGCCAACAGGAAGCAGAAGGATATAACCAGCATGATCCCTTCATCAggggtaaaacatgaaagccGGCAGACACTGTAGTCGAAGTAGAAACAcagcgctggaggaactcaacgggtcgagTAGTGTCCTTTATACATTACCGATACATTACCGATGTTTcgaacttgagcccttcatcaatgtatgagagagtactggcaccttcccctgagcCTGCAGGAGGTGCCCACACTACATTCCAGGACCCCaagcaggcctttcaagtgaagcaacacttcacgtgcaCCCACAGGACTGGTTTACTGCCTCTCTCTATGGCCTTCTCTCCATCGTAGAGACCGGTCACATACTGGGGGAATCgattcgctcagcacctcctctccgtccgcaacaTCGACGGCCATTTCAATTCTAAGTCACTCTGTCGATGGCCTGGTGTagtatcccaccctgaccacccggagatgggaggaacaccaccttatttttcatctgggccccctccagccagatggcctgAATATTAGCCTTTTTTAAAATGCACCCCCTCCATCGCCCTGCAATGACGCGTCACATACTCACCAGAAGTACCGCCGGATGTTTGGATGCTGGCCGCCCAGTGACGCACACAGTCAAGCGCTGTCATCACCGTAATAAGCGAgttggccatttttgttttcaaatcacctgtggatgTGACCTAGGTGagtttaattgggttccctggtgacctctgaggtaggtcaggggcccggttggattctgacagaGTTGATCGGGTTGGACCCTTTCCAACTGCTGCATAACTGGGGCACTCACCGGTCCAATTGCcctgttaaccccattttacaagggcCTATTGACTTcgctgctttctgctaaacttgctctcCTTCTtttcagttctcccctcccttcccccttacccacctagccttccctcctcccccaatcgCTGCTGTCTCccacctccacctatcatctccagcCTTTACCACCCGCCTCCCCCCATTCTGGAACCTGCCGACATtctccccacaccttgatgaaaagctcaaccccgaaatgtcagttctatatcttcacctttgctacataaaggacactgtttgacctgctgagtttctccagcattttgtgtttttactgaaaatGTATAATGATTATTAATGTTCAGAAATGAAGTGTAGAGATGTCAAAATGACATTTATAAGCAGGATCTCTCCGTACGTACCAGCATAGGGGTCCAGCAAACACAGGAGACCAACATGATTCCAACGAGCTGGACAACCATTTCGATGTCATGTGACTTTGCCCTTCGATTACAGTTCCGTTTCTTGATGCGGGCCTGGATGAGTGAGACTCCGCTGATAGTGTTACAGATCAGGGATACGAGGAGGGTGATGATACCGAGGAACAAGAAGATCAGGGCGAAGCTGTCCTCCAGCCGGTTGCTCTGGGACCCCATGCTGATAAAGCACCAGGTCTTTGACTGCTGCATACTGTACCGGCCCACCCCTATGAAGGGCAGAAGGGCCACAATGCCACCAGTGGCCCACAGGCAGCCGACGGCCAGCTTGGTCCTGGCGGAGGTGACCAGGGACGAGTGGAGGAGGGGCTTGGTGATGCCGACGCAACGCTCCACTGCCATGGCGCCGCCAAAGAAGAGCGGGCAGAGGCCGAAGAACACCAGGCTGCCCCCCAGCAGCTGGCACGTGGGGCTGCTGCTCTCCACCTGGCCAGAGTAGAATCGGAGGACCAAGGCACCGGGAATGATGTGCCCCGCAAAGTCTGTCAGCACCAGGCTGCTGGCGAGGAACAGGAAGGTCGCCTTTGACCGCCGCCGGAACCTGGTGTAGCTCTTCACCAGGATGAAGAGGGCAGCAATGTTGGACAGGGCACCCAACGTCATGGAGAAGATGGGTACCGCCATGGACCTGGTCGGGGCCTCCATGTAGATTTGGGCGCTGATATTGATTGGAGGTAGGCTGGTATTGTCCATGCTGTGGCCGGAGTCCTTCATGTGACCGTGCTGGATGGTCGACATGTTGGAGGCTTGTCCCATGATGCATTTCACCATGTCCACCTTCGCCCAATCCATGCCATTGGCCCACCTATCACAAAGCAACAAAGGAGCATTACTCCAAGGGATGGTCAACAGTTTCTGGGAAGAGAGGAGCAGAGCTGACATTTCCAGTCAAAGGGATCAGAACAGTAAGTGGCCATAGGAGAGTTCAGGGGGACCTGCCTCTCTGAAAATCACATGACCtcttctgggggtgggggagagggcccGGAGTCACCTCAACAACTGAGCCAGCAAATTATTCTTCACTATTAACCACAGGTAGTCCCTGTCTTACAACCCATGCGAGTTACGGCCATCCATCCCGAGTAGGAGcttggggacctcgggctcaacAACTGTTAAAATGTCTGAGTGGTCAGGGGGTGGCGGTGGAGATGAGCCGGTACCAGcaatggggaggtgtcagggaccgTCGACGGTGGCGAGGTGTGAGAAAGTGGCAACAGCGGCAGGGATTACACGTGGTCATTGGGCTAATGCGAACCTGATCCTGAATGGGAACGGCTACTTATACCAACGCCTACACTTGCAAATGGCTTTACATTGGGGAAATGGACAAACGATAAGACAGACACAGTGACTTGTGACCATTTCAAGATATGACTGGTTGGCCAGAACGGAACATGGTTGAAAGATGAAGACCACCTGTACAGAGAGTCCCACAGCTATAGAATCACATTCCATTACCTCAATGACATTCCCACAAATTGGGGGAACATCATCTTATGTTCCATCTCAACAGTCTCCAACCCAACGATACAaatatccccccccaccccccggtctctctctttctctcgtatctctgtctcccttcctccagccctctccccttccttcccatcAGAGAGCGAACAtcctcctgctctctctccccatcccagcGGCATGcttagcatagaggttagcgtaatgcctttacagcgccagcgatcgggactgggcttcatatcccacgctgtctgtaaggagtttgtacaatcttcCCGCACCTACCTGGATTTCCCCTGGGGGGggtgtccggtttcctcccaccgttcaaaacgtactgggggtgtaggttaatgggatgcaaattaggcggcacagactcgtgggccaaaatggcctattaccgtgctagatgtctacatttttaaaaaattaatttaaaaatcacTTTTCCGCTTTTGCCCTCTCACCCAtcagcctgtgcttctcccctagACCCTTCCttgctccctcctctcctccccctctttttAATTCAGGCGCTTGCCTGTTTTCTGCTCATATTTTGacaaaagggctcaagcccaaaacgttggttaccctttacttcctatatcaTTGCTCCTCctgtgcaacccccccccccccccactgccattgcctcttccaattttatttttcagatttactgtcaaagtacatatatgacatcacatccaatccTGAGTTTCTTTTCCTGCgagcgcggcagaattaccacctattggCCGTACAAAAACAaccatacacatgtaaacaaataaagaaatgtaaacaaactgattgtgcaatacagagaggaaaaaaatcaataaggtgcataagagtccttaaatgggtccctgattgagtttgtcattgaggaatctgacggtggaggggtagcagctgttcctgaacctggtggtgcgagtcttgtggcccctacacctctttcctgatggcagcagcaagaacagagcgtgtgctgggtggtgtgggtctcttATGAATGCTActactctccgacggcagcgttccctgtagtggggagggctttgcctgtgttgtcctgggctgcgtccactactttttgcagggatttatgctcaggggtattggtgtctgcaGACCAgacgatgcagccggtcagcacacctcccgccacacgtctgtagaaatttgccagggtttctggtgtcatacccaacctccgtaaacccctgaggaagtagaggtgctgacgtgcttgtttcacgatgccattggtgtgttgggttggggaaagatcctctgagatagtgactcccaagaaagatttattcaccctctccacctctgatccccaaatggtctctggatcatacacctctggctttcccttcctgaagtcaataatcagctccttggtttggtgacattgagtgtgaggttaacctgtactcctcccccttcccccaagtgaatgtgtttttttcccacactactgacgaagggcccagaccCAAAAATTCAAcagcctttacttcctgtggatgctgcgtgatctgctgagtttcaccaccaTTCTCGTATCCttcactggaccccagcatctgtggaCCTTCTTTCTTACACCTAAGGAACTGTTGCGCCATGTCTCCTGCTGCCTGGGTTCAGTCCCAACACTGTGTGTGGTGTCTGCCCATTATCCCGGTGAcctcgtgggtttcctcccacatctggaAAGAAATGTAGCAATTGGCCATTTAAACACgtgctgtgaattgcccctcattAGTCGGTGAGCTAAGGGAAACTGAGGGGTGGGGATGTGGGGGAATATCAGAGGATCGGTGTAAATTTAAGTTgattttgagatacagcatggttacaggcccttctggcccacaagcccacagataccccaattatcctacaaccccaTTTGTTTTTGGAGAGGGGAGAAAACTCACACAAAGATGGGGGAAATgttcaaactcattacagacagtgtgggatttgagccCGGGTCGCTGACTCCGTAACAGAGACCTACTGGATGGCTGGGTGATGGTCAGCATGGGATTCAGTGGGCCGAAGGGACAAGCTTCCATCCCATATCTCTCGCTGACCCATTGAGGCAGGGGAAGAGCTTATCCCTTGCTCCTCCCCACCAACACAGGACCAGGTGCCCCAGACGTCCTGCCGTCGAGTCATCCAAAGGTCTACAAGCTCGGCACGCAGGACCAGTGGCGGTTCGGAGGAAAGGATCACCTGAACGCCCACGGTCTAATTTAGAAACATCATACAAGGGCCCATTTCCACTTTTGACGAGACTCCTTCAAATGGAAGTGAGTGTGTGCATGCAGAGTGACCATTTCACCCCAGGGTTTCCTCTGGCCTTGCCAGGAGGGGTTTTGGCTGAGATGAAATCAGCAGGGGAATCGACTCACCGATTCCTGTTTATAAGAAGCCACAGAAGTGCTGTGAGATTGAACCGCTGCCTGCTGGATTCCTGGCTTGAGGCTGCAATGCAAGACATCTGCAGGTATCACTACCAGATGCTCTGATTGTTgtcaaaacagaaatgctggaggaagtcaaccaGTCTTCAGGAGTGAggcacaagtttaaaaaaaactggtgtctgaattaaaggttggagaatgggagaggcagagggattaacagacaaaaggtgctcATTGGATATTGGTGAAAATTGGCTTGGATATGTGGAAGGagaaatgggaagagagagaaagtgaaagaGGGGGGAAGAATTTGGGGCGGGGGGGTAGGATTTATAAcgcatgccatccggttggagggtgcccatacGGAAGACAAGGTgcagttcctccagtttgcaggtgggcTCAGTCTGGGCAGTGTccgagaccgtggacagacatatCGGGAGGGCTATGGGATTgggaatgggtggccactgggagatccccaccgtTGGAGCTTTTTATCCCCCCAGCCTTTAAAGACCCCtggtcttttttttcccactcattgCTTGAGGAAAGGCTTCAATATTTTTTTGgactattttatttaaagtttttccatacatgtaaatCAATATTCCTATAATAATACATTTCaaaaagaaaacattaaaaattacaTAACCCCCTAAAAAAAGTACACACCCCCCCTCAAAATAACCAATATAAAAAGCATAATATAGCGTTATACTTTATAGATATAAAAAAGTGAAAGGAAAGCTAGAGTTTTCTGGACTGTACAGAGGATGTCACctaaaacacatttaaaaaattcattaATTCAGAGGAGATTCTCGCAGCTCCAGAGACAAAGGAGGACAATTTTACAAATTTAATCCTAATATTAGGAtgttcaggtgccaaatttgcaaaaacattGAATGTTTCTTCCTCAAACTATATGTATTTTTCCCCAACTTTAAATCCTTGTGTCCCATCTTGCCATACCTAGATTTATATCTGATCTCCAAGTAACTGCGATACATTTCCCCGCCACTGCTAATGCAACTtgaacaaattccaattgattatttgatcattttaatttaggtcttcaATTCTTCAATTCTTCCCATTggaaataaatctgggttttgcCGAAATACGACACCTGTTCCAAAAAATTCCCTCGATCCACCCAAAAAAAAGGTCTCTCTGTAGcggctcaccagaggcttaatTGAATCAACTCAGGAGGTTCCAAATTAATTTGGAACGCGCGGGATTTTAAAAAGCCTGTTTGTGCAAAACGACTTTTACTGAACGTCAACTACATCtaatcattttctcgttcttcatttcacactgcgacacagttgctacattaccttagggcagtggttctcaacctttttctttcaactttcctcccactttaagtaatccctctgccattggagccctgtgattagtaagggattgcttaatgtggtgtgtgagtggggagggaaggttgagaatcactgctctagacccaaatgttactgaaatattttgcttgagaaaaattgtcattggcctatttcctttggagttctgaaaccgtgcacataacaagtccatgaggtacgattaaaacagtggttttcaacttttttctttcacaTACCactcacctgaagtaatcccttactaatcacagagcaccgatggcgcagggattacttcaagtgggatgtgagtgcaaagagcaaggttgagaaccactgccttaggacaaaaaattaatgtaaaaaaggttcctacatcttcaccacgtCTAAAACagtgatctgataaatctgatttcaatctattcaacttctgtggtgtaagatataactgaCATAAAAAATCATACTGAACCTTACATTAATAATATTAGTCAGACAGTCCCTAATAgattacaattacaatgttcataTCTAATGAATAAGTTGAGAGCGAACAGGAAGATGCACTGAGCATAGAAGAAAAATGTTCgtgttctttgtacctttggTATCACCCCCTCCCTGTCCAGCCAATGAGGGATCAAGTATTCCTTGAAGGGGTCGAAGCTGTAAAAAGCTTGGGGACCCCTGAGCTAGATTCTGTCCTCAATCCTTGCAAGAACATTACCTCCAGCACCTTAATAATCAACACTGCTGCTCCCCCTCAGTTATTTCCTTCTCTCTCGCTCCCGGGCTCCTTGTATTGAGAACCCTTTCTTGCCCAATCTCTATCTTTGCCATGTCAGTGTCAATGCCTTCAAACACGTGCGCTGTGAAACTTACCTGATCACAGTTCTAATAGTGAACATGCCTGATTTGCTCAGACGTTCTCGGTGCTGACAGTTATGTGTAACATTACCCAGGAGTTCCTCTCCCCATAGAGATCCAAGAAGATATTACTTTTTTATATTCTATTTACCACACGGTAAAAGCCAATTCTGGCTATTTTAACCCACTACATCCGATTACACACAAATTAGCTTACAACCCCTACAATTTGGAAGGTTGtcctgtcaagtcaagtttattgacatctgattgtacgagtacaacccaacgaatcagcattctccggtcctcagagcaaaactc
This genomic window from Narcine bancroftii isolate sNarBan1 chromosome 3, sNarBan1.hap1, whole genome shotgun sequence contains:
- the LOC138758451 gene encoding prostaglandin E2 receptor EP1 subtype-like isoform X5: MQRGLAAEDIAKESAPTSSPTAKHSSAGRQKAQRWANGMDWAKVDMVKCIMGQASNMSTIQHGHMKDSGHSMDNTSLPPINISAQIYMEAPTRSMAVPIFSMTLGALSNIAALFILVKSYTRFRRRSKATFLFLASSLVLTDFAGHIIPGALVLRFYSGQVESSSPTCQLLGGSLVFFGLCPLFFGGAMAVERCVGITKPLLHSSLVTSARTKLAVGCLWATGGIVALLPFIGVGRYSMQQSKTWCFISMGSQSNRLEDSFALIFLFLGIITLLVSLICNTISGVSLIQARIKKRNCNRRAKSHDIEMVVQLVGIMLVSCVCWTPMLID
- the LOC138758451 gene encoding prostaglandin F2-alpha receptor-like isoform X2, whose product is MQRGLAAEDIAKESAPTSSPTAKHSSAGRQKAQRWANGMDWAKVDMVKCIMGQASNMSTIQHGHMKDSGHSMDNTSLPPINISAQIYMEAPTRSMAVPIFSMTLGALSNIAALFILVKSYTRFRRRSKATFLFLASSLVLTDFAGHIIPGALVLRFYSGQVESSSPTCQLLGGSLVFFGLCPLFFGGAMAVERCVGITKPLLHSSLVTSARTKLAVGCLWATGGIVALLPFIGVGRYSMQQSKTWCFISMGSQSNRLEDSFALIFLFLGIITLLVSLICNTISGVSLIQARIKKRNCNRRAKSHDIEMVVQLVGIMLVSCVCWTPMLTYSTVTGPRTHAAQLTYNPVCFGEWEEIGAPGENPNRLGKNVQTAPDLNTGPRRCNANNCTALV
- the LOC138758451 gene encoding prostaglandin F2-alpha receptor-like isoform X1; amino-acid sequence: MQRGLAAEDIAKESAPTSSPTAKHSSAGRQKAQRWANGMDWAKVDMVKCIMGQASNMSTIQHGHMKDSGHSMDNTSLPPINISAQIYMEAPTRSMAVPIFSMTLGALSNIAALFILVKSYTRFRRRSKATFLFLASSLVLTDFAGHIIPGALVLRFYSGQVESSSPTCQLLGGSLVFFGLCPLFFGGAMAVERCVGITKPLLHSSLVTSARTKLAVGCLWATGGIVALLPFIGVGRYSMQQSKTWCFISMGSQSNRLEDSFALIFLFLGIITLLVSLICNTISGVSLIQARIKKRNCNRRAKSHDIEMVVQLVGIMLVSCVCWTPMLVYVSITRIQKSTEYPWLSLLGVRMASWNQILDPWVYILLRRAVLRKIYQAVLRKTDINKSKLDRWANSFQSSDRSVVKKF
- the LOC138758451 gene encoding prostaglandin E2 receptor EP1 subtype-like isoform X3, which codes for MQRGLAAEDIAKESAPTSSPTAKHSSAGRQKAQRWANGMDWAKVDMVKCIMGQASNMSTIQHGHMKDSGHSMDNTSLPPINISAQIYMEAPTRSMAVPIFSMTLGALSNIAALFILVKSYTRFRRRSKATFLFLASSLVLTDFAGHIIPGALVLRFYSGQVESSSPTCQLLGGSLVFFGLCPLFFGGAMAVERCVGITKPLLHSSLVTSARTKLAVGCLWATGGIVALLPFIGVGRYSMQQSKTWCFISMGSQSNRLEDSFALIFLFLGIITLLVSLICNTISGVSLIQARIKKRNCNRRAKSHDIEMVVQLVGIMLVSCVCWTPMLGRLVFGTGLAAEPWPALMGRDK
- the LOC138758451 gene encoding prostaglandin E2 receptor EP1 subtype-like isoform X4, whose amino-acid sequence is MQRGLAAEDIAKESAPTSSPTAKHSSAGRQKAQRWANGMDWAKVDMVKCIMGQASNMSTIQHGHMKDSGHSMDNTSLPPINISAQIYMEAPTRSMAVPIFSMTLGALSNIAALFILVKSYTRFRRRSKATFLFLASSLVLTDFAGHIIPGALVLRFYSGQVESSSPTCQLLGGSLVFFGLCPLFFGGAMAVERCVGITKPLLHSSLVTSARTKLAVGCLWATGGIVALLPFIGVGRYSMQQSKTWCFISMGSQSNRLEDSFALIFLFLGIITLLVSLICNTISGVSLIQARIKKRNCNRRAKSHDIEMVVQLVGIMLVSCVCWTPMLVSIPTVG